GCGGCTCGGTGCAGATCGGCGAGATGGCGCTGCGCATGATCCGCACGGTCACCGACAAGCCGGTGGTGGCGATCTTCAACTCCCACTACCACGGTGACCACTGGCTCGCGAACCATGCCTTCGAGGACGCCTTCGGCAAGGACCTGCCGATCTACGCCCATCCGGTGACGAAGAAGGAGATCGAAGGCGTGCAGGGCAGCATGTGGCACAGCCTGATGGAACGGTGGACCAACCAGGCCACGGCCGGCACGCGCATCGTCGCCCCCAACCACACCGTGGAGCACGGCGCCACCTTCGACTACGGGGACGTCACGCTGCGCATCCATCATTACGGCGTCGCCCACACGCCCGGCGACATCTGCATCGAAGTCGTGCAGGACGCGCTCACCCACGTCGGCGACATCGCCATGGACCGTCGCATCGCCAACATGGACGACGGTTCCTACGTGGGCACCTTCCGCTTCTACGACGCGCTGGAGAAGAACGCCCCGTCGAAGATCTGGGTGCCGGGACACGGCCATGCCAGCGCCGAGGTGCTGAAGTGGAACCGCGCGTTGTTCGAAGGCATTTACGAGAACTGCGTGAAGGCCGTCGAGGACGGACGCGACATGGCCAGCGCGCGCGCAGCCGTGCTGAAGGATCCACGCGTCGCGGGCAAGGCGGCGGACACTGCCGGCTTCGACGCGAACATCGGCAAGTACGTCAGCCTCGCCTATCTCGAAGCCGAGAAGGAAGCCTTCTGAGCGCCGGCGGGACTCAGTCCTCGCGCACCATCTCGTAGCGCGCACGGCTGCGTCGCTGCCGGCGGTTCTCGCTTGCGGCATGCCACCAGGCGCAGTCGAACACCCACGCCAGGCTCGGCAGCAGCGGTGCCAGATAGCGGTCCGCAGCCGACACGGCTTCGCCTTCCGGCACGCGGCAGCGCAGTCCAAGCGCGCTGAGGCGCTGATGCAGCGAAGGATGGAGGGCGAAGCGTTCGCCGCCGGCCTCTTCCAGTGCGACCGCATGCTCGGACACCGTGCGCGTGAAGCCGGCCTCCACACCAAGCGCAAGATCGCGATAAGGCCGCAGCCGCGGACGGCGGCGCCGGGCGCCGTGCGCATCGACCTGGGGCCAGAAATCGCGTTCGAGGAAGCGCGCCTTGAGCCCCACCTCGACGAGCGCATCGCCCATCAGGCCGCGACCGACGAGACTTGCCGCCAGCGCGTCGGCCTCGAACTCCTCGATCCGGGCGAGGCGGAGCATCGCGATGCAGTAGCGCTGCGTCATCCGCTCGAGCGGGACTTCCAGCCAGGGGAAGCGATCTGCGGCGCGGTCGACCGTGCGCATCCACCATGCCCGCAGATGCGCTCCGACGCCGCCCCAGCCCAGTCGCTGCGCGGACAGATGGGCCAGTTCATGCGCCAGAACCGCACCGAACTGCGCCGGCGACAGGCTGTGAGCCAGCGGAAGTCCGATCATCAGGCAAGTCTGTAGCGGCCCGACGCAGCCCCAACGCGGCCGCTGCGCGACGTGGGCGTTCATGTGGTCGGTGACGAACACCTGGCGCACCGGCTCGATCCCGAGGCGCACCGCCGTGTTGTCGAGCAGGGCGAACAGATCCTCGGCCGCGCGGCGCGGCAGGCGAATGCCCTCGGCCCGAGGCGGCGCACTCAGCAATATCCCGGCGAGCCCCCCGCTCGCGAGCCCCGCCAGCACGGCCAGCAGGCTCCACATGCCGGCGAAGATGGGTAGGCCCGCATTGATTGCGGCCCAGCTGCTGCCCAGCGCGTGCAGGGTCAAGGTCGCGCTGGCGAGCGTGAGCACGCAGAGCAGGCCCAGACCGGCCGCGGCACCGAAGGTCAGGCGCCGGGCGAGTTTCGATCGCAGCGCGAAGAGCCTTCGGGGACGGACGGAGCGGGCCATGGTGACGCCTCATCAGCGAATTTGTAACTATACGTCAGTTAATGCAGCAGCCAACACAGGGCGCCGCCCGCGACGCCCCACCCCGAGCGGCATGCCATCGCGCGCTGCATTGCACAAAATGCTCGCTTCCCCCTTCGCAAGCCTCTATAGTGCCGGTTCGCCGCGAATTGACCGATCGATCGCGGCAGTTCCCCCAACGATCCGGCTGGCATCCTGCCGCGGATCTCTCCCGCCAGTCCGGATTGGTGTCGCCACGAAGCGCGACGGCCTGGCGCTGGAAACCACTGAATGAATTCCGAAGTCACTTTCGTCAGCCTCGGGCTGGCCGAACCCATCCTGCGTGCCATCGGCGAAGCCGGTTACACCCACCCCACCCCCATTCAGGCGCAGGCCATCCCGCAGGTGCTCGCGGGCGGCGACCTGCTTGCCGCGGCCCAGACCGGCACCGGCAAGACCGCCGGCTTCACGCTGCCGCTGCTGCACATCCTGTCGCAAACTCATGCTCACCCGCATCCGCCGGGCCGTCCGCGCTGCCTGATCCTCACCCCGACGCGCGAGCTCGCCGCCCAGGTCGAGGAGTCGGTACAGACCTACGGCAAGCATCTGCCACTGAACTCGCTGGTGATGTTCGGCGGTGTCAACATCAACCCGCAGATCAGCGCGCTGAAGAAGCGCGTCGACATCCTCGTCGCCACCCCCGGCCGCCTGCTCGACCACGTCGGCCAGCGCACCCTGGACCTCTCCGGCGTCGAGATCCTGGTGCTGGACGAAGCCGACCGCATGCTCGACATGGGCTTCATCCGCGACATCCGCAAGGTGCTCGCCCTGCTGCCGAAAAAGCGCCAGAACCTGCTGTTCTCGGCGACCTTCTCCGACGAGATCCGCGAACTCGCCCACGGCCTGCTGCACAACCCGGGCACGGTCGAAGTGGCGCCGCGCAACACCACCGCCGAACGCGTCGACCAGGCCGTCTACATGGTCGGCCAGAAGCACAAGCGCGAACTGCTCGCCCACCTGATCAAGGAAAAGCAGTGGTTCCAGGCGCTGGTGTTCACCCGCACCAAGCACGGCGCCAACAAGCTGGCCGAGTACCTCAGCAAGCACGACATCCCGGCGGCGGCGATTCACGGCAACAAGAGCCAGGCGGCACGTACGCGCGCGCTGTCCCAGTTCAAGGACGGCTCGCTGCCGGTGCTGGTCGCGACCGACATCGCCGCGCGCGGCCTGGACATCGACCAGTTGCCGCAGGTGGTGAACTTCGAGCTGCCCAACGTGCCCGAAGACTACGTGCACCGCATCGGCCGTACCGGTCGCGCCGGGGCCGCAGGCAACGCGATCTCGCTGGTCGACAGCGAGGAAGCCAAGCTGCTGACCGCCATCGAGCGCCTGATCAAGCGCCGCATCGACCGCGTCGTGGCCGAGGACTTCGTGCCCAGCGCCGGCGCCGAAGCCGCGCACGATGCCGACCACCAGCGCGAACCCCTGCCGCGTCGCGGCGGCGGTCGCGCAGGCCAGGGCCGACCGAGTGAGCGGCCCGCGAACGGCGGACGCAACGCTGGCACCGGCAAGCCCGGCGGCCGCGCACCCCAACGCCCGCGCGGCGAGGCGGACGGCAATCGCGCCCCCGCGCAGCCCCAGCGCCGTGAGGTGGACGGCAACCGCATGTCGCCGTCCCGCCCCGAAGTCGATGGCAACCGTGGTGCGCAGCAGCGTCGCCCGGAAGCGGACGGCAACCGCCGCCCCGCCGCCAGCCACGCACCCCAGGGCCGTGACCGCCGCCCGGCGCCGCGCGCCGCGCTGTTCTCGGCCAAGCCGGGAGACGGCAACCGCTGACCCGGCCCGGCCCTTGCCCTGCTCAGCCGGGGCAAGGGCGTCATGCCGTACCTTGTCGATAGCCCCGCCCCGCGAACCACGGCGAGGGCGGCAACCGGCATCCAAGACCTCCACGCGCAGTCCCATACGCCTTAGTATGGAAAAAGCTATAATCCGGGCGATACCAGACCGATAAACCGCGCCCGGAGACAGCATGAGCACGCCGGAATCCCTGTACCAGCAAAAACGCATGACCGCCTCGGATGCGGTTTCCATGATCCGCGACGGCGACACCATCGTCGTACCCACCGGCGTCGGCGAACCGCCTGCGCTGTTGCATGCCCTGTCCGGCCGCCGTCACGCGCTGCGCGACGTGGCGGTGAGCCAGATCCTGCCGCTGCGCAAGTTCGCCTACCTCGATCCGGAAACCCGGGCCAACATCCGCCACGACGCCTACTTCTTCGGCGGCGCCACCCGTGCCGGCGGCCAGGCGGGCTGGGTGGATTTCGTCCCCGCCTACTTCTCCGAACTGCCGATGCTGATCGACCGCGGCCTGTCGCCCGCCGACGTCGTGGTGTCGATGGCCTCGTCGATGGACGAGCACGGCTACTTCAGCCTGTCGCTGGCGCCCGACTACACCATGGCCGCGATCCGCCGCGCGCGCGTCGTCCTGCTGGAAGTGAATCCGAACGTGCCTTTCGCCAACGGCGACTGCCACATCCACATCTCGCAGGTCGCCGGCCTGGTGGAAAGCGACGAGCCGCTGTTCGAAGTCGGCCTGCCGCAGATCGGCCCGGTGCAGGAGGCCATCGGCAAGTACGTCGCCGACCTCATCGACGACTGCGCCACGCTGCAGATCGGCTACGGCGGCATTCCGGATGCGGTGGTGATGCAGTTGCAGCACAAGCGCGACCTGGGCATCCACACCGAGATGATCGGCGACGGCATCCTGTCGCTGATCGAATCCGGCGCGGTCACCAACCGCCGCAAGACCTTCATGCCGGGCAAGACCATCGCCACCTTCGCGCTCGGCTCGAACCGCCTGTACCGCACGCTGCATCGCAATCCGGCGATCGAAATGCATCCGGTGGATTTCACCAACGATCCCTGGATCGCTGCGCGCAACGACAAGCTGTGCGCCATCAAC
This genomic window from Thauera humireducens contains:
- a CDS encoding M48 family metallopeptidase, with protein sequence MARSVRPRRLFALRSKLARRLTFGAAAGLGLLCVLTLASATLTLHALGSSWAAINAGLPIFAGMWSLLAVLAGLASGGLAGILLSAPPRAEGIRLPRRAAEDLFALLDNTAVRLGIEPVRQVFVTDHMNAHVAQRPRWGCVGPLQTCLMIGLPLAHSLSPAQFGAVLAHELAHLSAQRLGWGGVGAHLRAWWMRTVDRAADRFPWLEVPLERMTQRYCIAMLRLARIEEFEADALAASLVGRGLMGDALVEVGLKARFLERDFWPQVDAHGARRRRPRLRPYRDLALGVEAGFTRTVSEHAVALEEAGGERFALHPSLHQRLSALGLRCRVPEGEAVSAADRYLAPLLPSLAWVFDCAWWHAASENRRQRRSRARYEMVRED
- a CDS encoding acetyl-CoA hydrolase/transferase family protein, which codes for MSTPESLYQQKRMTASDAVSMIRDGDTIVVPTGVGEPPALLHALSGRRHALRDVAVSQILPLRKFAYLDPETRANIRHDAYFFGGATRAGGQAGWVDFVPAYFSELPMLIDRGLSPADVVVSMASSMDEHGYFSLSLAPDYTMAAIRRARVVLLEVNPNVPFANGDCHIHISQVAGLVESDEPLFEVGLPQIGPVQEAIGKYVADLIDDCATLQIGYGGIPDAVVMQLQHKRDLGIHTEMIGDGILSLIESGAVTNRRKTFMPGKTIATFALGSNRLYRTLHRNPAIEMHPVDFTNDPWIAARNDKLCAINATLQIDLIGQCGSESLGHVPYSGTGGQVDFVRAANRSNGGKAFIVLPSTAKDGTVSRIAPVLSPGTHVTTSKNDINYVVTEYGVAQLRGKTAKQRAEALIGIAHPDFRGELREAAKRLNLA
- a CDS encoding MBL fold metallo-hydrolase, with translation MRTPSPPSNPHPAAATVSRRRFLQMGLAGAAGVGLAANWADLSAFAADLHDFIRGPAVPDIAPQRLSEHVWMIWSKDGFPTPENQGMMSNITFVVTQKGVVMLDPGGSVQIGEMALRMIRTVTDKPVVAIFNSHYHGDHWLANHAFEDAFGKDLPIYAHPVTKKEIEGVQGSMWHSLMERWTNQATAGTRIVAPNHTVEHGATFDYGDVTLRIHHYGVAHTPGDICIEVVQDALTHVGDIAMDRRIANMDDGSYVGTFRFYDALEKNAPSKIWVPGHGHASAEVLKWNRALFEGIYENCVKAVEDGRDMASARAAVLKDPRVAGKAADTAGFDANIGKYVSLAYLEAEKEAF
- a CDS encoding DEAD/DEAH box helicase, which encodes MNSEVTFVSLGLAEPILRAIGEAGYTHPTPIQAQAIPQVLAGGDLLAAAQTGTGKTAGFTLPLLHILSQTHAHPHPPGRPRCLILTPTRELAAQVEESVQTYGKHLPLNSLVMFGGVNINPQISALKKRVDILVATPGRLLDHVGQRTLDLSGVEILVLDEADRMLDMGFIRDIRKVLALLPKKRQNLLFSATFSDEIRELAHGLLHNPGTVEVAPRNTTAERVDQAVYMVGQKHKRELLAHLIKEKQWFQALVFTRTKHGANKLAEYLSKHDIPAAAIHGNKSQAARTRALSQFKDGSLPVLVATDIAARGLDIDQLPQVVNFELPNVPEDYVHRIGRTGRAGAAGNAISLVDSEEAKLLTAIERLIKRRIDRVVAEDFVPSAGAEAAHDADHQREPLPRRGGGRAGQGRPSERPANGGRNAGTGKPGGRAPQRPRGEADGNRAPAQPQRREVDGNRMSPSRPEVDGNRGAQQRRPEADGNRRPAASHAPQGRDRRPAPRAALFSAKPGDGNR